The stretch of DNA TTCAAGACGCGTTGGCGCGTCGCGGATTGAACCTTTCTGCACGGATTGCCCGAATGGGCAAGGGTCTAAAATGCCCTCGGTGTAGCGGCAAAACCGCCAATCCCATCCGTGGCATCCGTGTAATCCGTGGTTCCTCGTAACCAAACCGCGATAGACGGTATTAAATAGCGGCGACCCCCTACCCTCGCGACGATCCCTCGAAACCTCGCGGTCTGTTTGACGGCCCTGGCAGCCCAGGGCAAACTACGCGGAGCGGCGTCTCGCCCGACGCTCCCGAATGGCGCCCGCGGCGGCAGCTCTTCACCACGCAACTCTTGCAGCCGAGTCGACCTCCATGCCTACGAGCCGCCGCCCCCTCCCCAGCGCTCAGGGGGCGCTGTCTGTCGGTATTTTTGCCGTCATTGTTTTGTACGCCGCCGTTGTCTCGGGCGCATGCGGCTGTTATTCGTGCATGTCCGGTCTGGCTTGCGCTTTCCGCTCGGAGCCCTATGTCGGCGACGCTACGGACAGCCTCGGTTCGTCGCTCGACGAGGAAGAGGTCCCGTATGGCGAGTTCCGCATCACCAATCGCTGGAGTTCGACTTCCTACAACCCGTCGACCAGTAGCCGCGGCACCCCGATCACATTGTCTTGGGGCATCGTCGCTGACGGCACGCCGATCCCAGGCGACGGTGGCGATTCGAGCAGCCTGATTTCGATGCTCAACGGTCAGTACGGCGCGGGCCCGGGAGGGATCGAGAATGCCCCGTGGTTCCGACTTTTTGAGGACGCGTTCAACCGATGGTCCGAGGTCGCCGGCATCACCTACGTCTATGAACCGAACGACGGCGGCGCCGCGATCGATGGCACCACCACTCCCGCTGGACAGCGCGGCGTGTACGCCGACGCGCGGATCGGCGGCCATTCGATCGACGGGTCGACGGGTGGCAACACGCTTGCCTACAACTATTACCCGAACCATGCGGACATGGTGATCGACACCGACAACTTTTCTTTTTACGGCAATCGCGCGAACGACTCCCGGGCGATGCGTAATACGTTGATGCACGAGGCCGGTCACGGGCTCGGGCTGAACCACGTTGACTCCAACAACTCGGGCCAGTTGATGGAGCCGTTCATCCAGAGCGAGTTCGACGGTCCGCAGATCGACGACATCCGCGCCGCCCACCGCAACTACGGCGACGCGTTGGAGAAGAATGGAGGCAACGACACGCAACCCCGGGCGACGCCGATCGGCGTCATTAACGCCGGCGATCGCTGGTCACTCGGCATCCATGGCGGCGCGCAGGTGGTCTCCCGAGATATGACCGATTTCATCAGCATCGATGGTCTCAACGACCGTGACTTCTACAGCTTCTCCGTCAGTTCTCCGGTGGACGCTCAGATCGTCATCACTCAGCTCGGTCGCACCTACAACGAAGGCCCGCAAGACGGCGATCAGTCTCCTCTGGTGACTTCGCAGTTGAACCCGCTCGACTTGTCGCTTTACAGCAGCTCGGCGACGCAGGGGATCGCTCTGC from Botrimarina mediterranea encodes:
- a CDS encoding matrixin family metalloprotease, yielding MPTSRRPLPSAQGALSVGIFAVIVLYAAVVSGACGCYSCMSGLACAFRSEPYVGDATDSLGSSLDEEEVPYGEFRITNRWSSTSYNPSTSSRGTPITLSWGIVADGTPIPGDGGDSSSLISMLNGQYGAGPGGIENAPWFRLFEDAFNRWSEVAGITYVYEPNDGGAAIDGTTTPAGQRGVYADARIGGHSIDGSTGGNTLAYNYYPNHADMVIDTDNFSFYGNRANDSRAMRNTLMHEAGHGLGLNHVDSNNSGQLMEPFIQSEFDGPQIDDIRAAHRNYGDALEKNGGNDTQPRATPIGVINAGDRWSLGIHGGAQVVSRDMTDFISIDGLNDRDFYSFSVSSPVDAQIVITQLGRTYNEGPQDGDQSPLVTSQLNPLDLSLYSSSATQGIALLADADPRTLTRKSIVSVNLVPGLDYSLFVRGTVDDIQLYRLDMLFTALAVPEPATLAMLLIGFAAVAPRRSAA